One Nodosilinea sp. FACHB-141 DNA segment encodes these proteins:
- a CDS encoding Coq4 family protein, whose translation MNAKDSISQHSQWKTLAFERFMQIVKAPYGDFQAIWNLASALNDEEGFRRTVEFLSLHPLARAAIQNRLLLGAIDLQQLHSLPSETLGHAYSDHLLRNSLNPIQSQTVENDYDYLIAHLAEVHDIWHVVINADTSMAGETKLQAFVAAQLRASRFSFAMLAKNLLKAAVEDLDLAEQLMDALAEGWRMGKQAYPLFGMQWNTLWDIPLIKLQAKWNLLPDTIAG comes from the coding sequence ATGAACGCCAAAGACTCGATTAGTCAGCACTCCCAATGGAAGACGCTGGCGTTTGAGCGCTTCATGCAAATAGTAAAGGCCCCTTACGGTGATTTTCAGGCCATCTGGAATCTAGCAAGTGCCTTGAATGATGAAGAGGGATTTAGACGAACAGTAGAATTTCTCTCCCTTCATCCTTTAGCAAGAGCGGCTATTCAAAACCGATTGCTTCTAGGTGCTATAGACCTGCAACAACTCCATTCTCTGCCCTCAGAAACTCTAGGCCATGCCTACTCAGATCATTTGCTTCGTAACAGCTTAAATCCAATTCAAAGCCAGACAGTTGAGAATGACTACGACTACCTAATAGCCCATCTCGCCGAAGTTCATGATATTTGGCACGTTGTCATTAATGCTGATACTAGTATGGCAGGTGAAACCAAGTTGCAAGCATTTGTGGCAGCACAATTGAGGGCCTCACGATTCTCATTTGCGATGCTGGCTAAAAACTTGCTAAAAGCAGCAGTCGAGGATTTAGATTTAGCAGAACAGCTAATGGATGCCTTAGCTGAGGGGTGGCGTATGGGCAAACAAGCCTATCCCCTATTCGGTATGCAATGGAATACCCTTTGGGACATTCCGTTGATAAAGTTGCAAGCAAAGTGGAACCTCTTGCCTGATACTATTGCAGGGTAA